A single window of Cellulomonas sp. NTE-D12 DNA harbors:
- a CDS encoding TIM-barrel domain-containing protein, producing the protein MTSPLAARRARRRSRLLPAAVALAAVAAVTLTATGPADAQTVAAPTATSGAVTSGDARFEVLSPTLIRTEYSGTGRFEDSATFNVIGRDGFGRTPFTTDTSDGWLTIRTAAATLRYKVGSGPFGKDNLQLSLDAGRQKVDAAPWASAVPPTCAVGVLCEAEDLSLAGVTVATDHGGYTGRGFVAEIASTGSSVTFSVDPAQASTYDLALRYANSWGGDGQKTTRTMSVVVDGGAPTQFSLPPTGSWDTWALARVPVALTTGLHTVRVQEGPGDTGHVNIDSLAVLDQGVAYPAPSNPAPLPCAFGDVCQAETGALSGGARLAADHNQYSGAGFVAGLEHAGAADAVTVTGVPAAGTYSLQLRYSNWAAGSQPVQPRRMSVTVGSADPGSVTMQPTSSWDTWRIVAVPVTLAAGQNTVTLGCPDAASCNVNLDTVAVTATDSPLLAPHAPLGGYRRSLDGQNGSAPTAPGLMYQDGWSLLDDTASALLDPSTKAVTQRPSHAGSPYQDGYVFAYGADYARGLADLGRLTGPSTLLPRWAYGVWYSEYYDRTAADYENTILPAFRAHGVPLDVLVVDTDFKSPNRWNGWEMDPTKFPDPPAFFSWAHGQGLHTSLNVHPSILSSDPQFAQAQATAGGTLAPGGCSGGGAGCYVFDFGNPAQLTAYFGLHQPISTAGNDLWWLDWCCDQSMSTLQGVTPDSWINQQYATDASSRIGRGFAFSRAYGSLQAGGYSNGSAVPTGPWADKRTTLHFTGDTISTWDSLKFQIGYTPGESMATGLTNISHDIGGHTGGLQLPGTEPGSTQLPGDLYARWVQLGTFQPVDRLHSNHSDRLPWQYGADAQASATTFLNLREDLLPYTYTLAQQANATGAPVVRPLYLQYPDQQDAYANADSEYLYGPDVLVAPVTTPGTTATTKVWFPAGSSWTDYFTGTTYQGGTSADVTTGLDTMPVFLRSGGILTTRTADVTNDVQNPLDAVTVTAAEGAPGSFTLYEDDGTTTDPSQHATTRIDYVLDGNTHRLTVEPAAGSYPGQVARRSWTVRFTDATAPTTVKVNGHTVGTDAWSWDAATRTLTVRAPAQATSSKLAVSYK; encoded by the coding sequence GTGACATCCCCCCTCGCAGCACGCAGAGCTCGGCGCCGGTCACGGCTGCTGCCCGCGGCGGTCGCCCTGGCGGCCGTCGCGGCGGTCACCCTCACGGCGACCGGCCCCGCCGACGCCCAGACGGTCGCCGCGCCCACCGCCACCTCCGGGGCGGTCACCTCCGGTGACGCACGGTTCGAGGTGCTCTCCCCCACCCTGATCCGCACGGAGTACTCCGGAACCGGCCGGTTCGAGGACTCGGCCACGTTCAACGTGATCGGCCGCGACGGCTTCGGGCGGACGCCCTTCACCACCGACACCAGCGACGGCTGGCTGACCATCCGGACGGCCGCGGCCACCCTGCGCTACAAGGTCGGCTCCGGGCCCTTCGGCAAGGACAACCTGCAGCTGTCCCTCGACGCGGGCCGGCAGAAGGTCGACGCCGCTCCGTGGGCCTCGGCCGTCCCGCCCACGTGCGCCGTCGGCGTCCTGTGCGAGGCGGAGGACCTGTCGCTGGCCGGTGTCACCGTCGCCACGGACCACGGGGGTTACACCGGACGGGGCTTCGTCGCCGAGATCGCCAGCACCGGCAGCTCCGTGACCTTCAGCGTCGACCCGGCGCAGGCGTCCACCTACGACCTGGCGCTGCGCTACGCGAACAGCTGGGGCGGCGACGGCCAGAAGACCACGCGGACCATGAGCGTGGTCGTCGACGGCGGTGCCCCGACCCAGTTCTCGCTGCCTCCGACGGGCAGCTGGGACACGTGGGCGCTGGCCCGGGTGCCGGTCGCGCTGACCACCGGCCTGCACACCGTTCGGGTCCAGGAAGGTCCAGGGGACACCGGGCACGTGAACATCGACAGCCTGGCGGTGCTCGACCAGGGGGTGGCGTACCCGGCCCCGTCGAACCCCGCACCGCTCCCCTGCGCCTTCGGCGACGTCTGCCAGGCGGAGACGGGTGCGCTGTCCGGCGGTGCCAGGCTCGCCGCCGACCACAACCAGTACTCCGGTGCCGGCTTCGTCGCGGGTCTGGAGCACGCCGGTGCCGCGGACGCCGTCACCGTGACCGGCGTGCCGGCAGCGGGCACGTACAGCCTGCAGCTGCGCTACTCGAACTGGGCGGCCGGGAGCCAGCCGGTCCAGCCCCGCCGGATGTCGGTCACCGTCGGGTCGGCCGATCCCGGGTCGGTGACGATGCAGCCCACCAGCAGCTGGGACACCTGGCGCATCGTCGCCGTCCCCGTCACCCTCGCCGCCGGCCAGAACACCGTCACCCTCGGCTGCCCGGACGCGGCCAGCTGCAACGTCAACCTCGACACGGTCGCCGTCACGGCGACCGACAGCCCGCTCCTGGCGCCGCACGCCCCCCTCGGCGGCTACCGGCGCAGCCTGGACGGCCAGAACGGGTCGGCACCCACCGCGCCCGGCCTGATGTACCAGGACGGCTGGTCCCTGCTCGACGACACCGCCTCCGCCCTGCTCGACCCGTCGACCAAGGCCGTCACGCAGCGTCCGTCGCACGCGGGCAGCCCGTACCAGGACGGCTACGTCTTCGCGTACGGCGCCGACTACGCGCGGGGCCTCGCAGACCTCGGCAGGCTCACCGGTCCCTCGACGCTGCTGCCGCGATGGGCCTACGGCGTCTGGTACTCGGAGTACTACGACCGCACGGCGGCGGACTACGAGAACACGATCCTCCCGGCGTTCCGGGCCCACGGCGTGCCGCTCGACGTGCTCGTCGTCGACACCGACTTCAAGTCCCCGAACCGGTGGAACGGCTGGGAGATGGACCCGACCAAGTTCCCGGACCCGCCCGCCTTCTTCAGCTGGGCGCACGGCCAGGGGCTGCACACCAGCCTCAACGTGCACCCGAGCATCCTCAGCTCCGACCCGCAGTTCGCCCAGGCGCAGGCGACGGCCGGCGGGACGCTCGCGCCGGGCGGCTGCTCCGGCGGCGGCGCGGGCTGCTACGTGTTCGACTTCGGCAACCCGGCGCAGCTGACGGCCTACTTCGGCCTGCACCAGCCGATCTCGACGGCGGGCAACGACCTGTGGTGGCTCGACTGGTGCTGCGACCAGTCGATGTCGACCCTCCAGGGCGTGACCCCCGACTCGTGGATCAACCAGCAGTACGCCACCGACGCCTCGTCCCGGATCGGCCGCGGGTTCGCGTTCTCCCGGGCCTACGGCTCCCTCCAGGCCGGCGGGTACAGCAACGGCTCGGCCGTGCCGACCGGACCGTGGGCCGACAAGCGGACCACGCTGCACTTCACCGGCGACACCATCTCCACGTGGGACTCGCTGAAGTTCCAGATCGGGTACACGCCCGGTGAGTCGATGGCGACCGGGCTGACCAACATCAGCCACGACATCGGCGGCCACACCGGCGGGCTCCAGCTGCCCGGCACCGAGCCGGGCTCCACGCAGCTGCCCGGCGACCTGTACGCACGGTGGGTGCAGCTGGGCACCTTCCAGCCGGTCGACCGCCTGCACTCCAACCACAGCGACCGGCTGCCGTGGCAGTACGGCGCGGACGCCCAGGCATCGGCCACCACGTTCCTCAACCTCCGCGAGGACCTGCTGCCGTACACCTACACGCTGGCCCAGCAGGCGAACGCCACCGGTGCGCCCGTCGTCCGGCCGCTCTACCTGCAGTACCCGGACCAGCAGGACGCCTACGCGAACGCGGACAGCGAGTACCTGTACGGACCCGACGTCCTGGTCGCACCGGTCACCACACCCGGCACGACGGCGACGACCAAGGTCTGGTTCCCGGCCGGCTCCTCGTGGACGGACTACTTCACCGGCACGACCTACCAGGGCGGCACGTCGGCCGACGTCACGACGGGGCTCGACACGATGCCCGTCTTCCTGCGGTCCGGCGGCATCCTCACCACGCGGACGGCCGACGTGACCAACGACGTGCAGAACCCGCTCGACGCCGTCACGGTCACCGCCGCCGAGGGTGCCCCGGGCTCCTTCACCCTCTACGAGGACGACGGCACCACCACGGACCCGTCGCAGCACGCCACGACCCGCATCGACTACGTGCTGGACGGGAACACCCACCGGCTCACGGTCGAGCCCGCCGCCGGCTCGTACCCCGGCCAGGTCGCCCGACGGTCGTGGACCGTCAGGTTCACCGACGCCACCGCGCCCACGACGGTCAAGGTCAACGGTCACACCGTCGGGACGGACGCCTGGAGCTGGGACGCGGCGACGCGGACCCTGACCGTCCGAGCGCCCGCACAGGCCACGAGCAGCAAGCTGGCGGTCAGCTACAAGTAG
- a CDS encoding LamG-like jellyroll fold domain-containing protein has translation MAFLRTKAVLCALALGVAAVAVSPGAQAAGDRAAAAQTGAPTAAASGGGTHFLDDASYLAGFNDQSWYESNIPFVDLPDSTIQSVYYYRWRTFKEHLRYTNPTDGWISTEFLDCCGYAAPYQAIDAAAGHQITEGRWLRDTSYDQDYVRFWLTGPGAGPKPATDAVNADATDWAHEYSFWLASAAYGQAQVSGDFRPLVAMLPELVRQYRGWDKQLDPTLGLYWSVPVWDAMEFSASSYRSSDPYHGGAGYRPTINAYQYGDAVAISKLAELAGNTALAAEYATRASNLKAAMQRWLWDPSRGFYYAMARDGNPGHQLLDTREEIGFVPWQFDAADSSDSGAWAQLLDPQGFASAFGPTTAERRSPLFMYQAGSCCRWDGPSWPFATAQTLTGLANLLDDYPAQSTVTSADYAAALHTYAATQMRNGVPYVAEAHDPDQPSWIYDAYDHSEDYNHSTYDDLVLSGLLGLRPSTTSHLDIRPLVPSTWDHYLVENVPYHGHQVTVLWDRDGSHYHQGAGLRVYVDGALSTTSATLAPLSVEVGAVTLGARPTDAAPRLVDDATNPLRTGYPMPITSYTWRFDDPWNAIDGKVWFNEVPENTRWTNYASPNAQDWYGVDLGVPTPVSDVRWYGYDDGGGVRPAAAYELQYWDGASWADVPGQTRDQAAPVGNGLNEITFPALTTSRIRLLFTNRPGAYVGVTELQAWSPSSDAMSVGIGTGNPLPVDGPTTVPIMLRNTTAQALRQVAVTLAVPAGWTATRPDPVPAIEGGATATVHVVLTPPAGDRGGTLAAVVATADYLGPAHVASSTHARQNVRTAFPTGRTDPVGSWPLDEGSGTVAHDTAGGHDATLVGAPAWVSGVSGSAIQLDGSSQYGQTSGPVLDTVGNFSAAAWVRLDSTGHFATAVSQDGTTTSGFFLQYSAADQRLAFSTGEGRALSDAAPVVGRWYHLVGVHDANAGTYTLYVDGQAQASVNHQAQGDASGGPLAIGRAFAGGGKTDFWPGAIDAVHVWDRALTPSDVAALHASRT, from the coding sequence ATGGCGTTCCTGCGAACCAAGGCAGTGCTCTGCGCCCTCGCGCTGGGCGTGGCCGCCGTCGCCGTCTCCCCCGGCGCCCAAGCCGCTGGTGACCGGGCGGCCGCCGCGCAGACCGGCGCTCCCACCGCTGCCGCCTCCGGCGGCGGGACGCACTTCCTCGACGACGCGTCCTACCTCGCCGGCTTCAACGACCAGTCCTGGTACGAGTCGAACATCCCCTTCGTCGACCTGCCCGACTCGACGATCCAGTCCGTCTACTACTACCGCTGGCGCACCTTCAAGGAGCACCTGCGGTACACGAACCCGACCGACGGGTGGATCTCGACGGAGTTCCTCGACTGCTGCGGGTACGCGGCCCCCTACCAGGCGATCGACGCCGCAGCCGGGCACCAGATCACCGAGGGCCGCTGGCTGCGTGACACCAGCTACGACCAGGACTACGTGCGGTTCTGGCTCACGGGACCGGGTGCGGGACCCAAGCCCGCGACCGACGCCGTCAACGCCGACGCGACGGACTGGGCGCACGAGTACAGCTTCTGGCTGGCCTCCGCCGCCTACGGGCAGGCCCAGGTCAGCGGGGACTTCCGGCCGCTCGTCGCGATGCTGCCCGAGCTGGTGCGCCAGTACCGCGGCTGGGACAAGCAGCTCGACCCGACGCTGGGGCTGTACTGGTCGGTCCCGGTGTGGGACGCGATGGAGTTCTCGGCGTCCTCGTACCGGTCGAGCGACCCGTACCACGGCGGCGCGGGCTACCGGCCGACGATCAACGCGTACCAGTACGGCGACGCGGTCGCGATCAGCAAGCTCGCCGAGCTCGCGGGGAACACCGCCCTCGCCGCCGAGTACGCGACCCGGGCGAGCAACCTGAAGGCCGCGATGCAGCGTTGGCTCTGGGACCCGTCGCGCGGCTTCTACTACGCGATGGCGCGCGACGGCAATCCCGGTCACCAGCTGCTCGACACCCGCGAGGAGATCGGGTTCGTGCCGTGGCAGTTCGACGCGGCCGACTCGAGCGACTCGGGCGCCTGGGCGCAGCTGCTCGACCCGCAGGGGTTCGCCAGCGCGTTCGGGCCGACGACGGCGGAGCGGCGCAGCCCGCTGTTCATGTACCAGGCCGGGAGCTGCTGCCGGTGGGACGGACCGAGCTGGCCGTTCGCCACCGCGCAGACGTTGACCGGCCTGGCGAACCTGCTGGACGACTACCCGGCGCAGAGCACCGTCACCAGCGCCGACTACGCCGCCGCGCTGCACACCTACGCCGCGACGCAGATGCGCAACGGCGTCCCGTACGTCGCCGAGGCCCACGACCCGGACCAGCCGAGCTGGATCTACGACGCGTACGACCACAGCGAGGACTACAACCACTCCACCTACGACGACCTGGTGCTGTCGGGGCTGCTCGGCCTGCGTCCCAGCACCACCAGCCACCTCGACATCCGTCCGCTGGTGCCGTCGACCTGGGACCACTACCTCGTCGAGAACGTCCCGTACCACGGTCACCAGGTCACCGTGCTGTGGGACCGCGACGGCAGCCACTACCACCAGGGCGCCGGCCTGCGCGTCTACGTCGACGGCGCCCTGTCGACGACGTCTGCGACCCTGGCGCCGTTGAGCGTCGAGGTCGGCGCCGTCACCCTCGGCGCACGACCGACCGACGCGGCGCCCCGCCTGGTCGACGACGCGACGAACCCGCTGCGCACGGGCTACCCGATGCCGATCACCTCCTACACCTGGCGCTTCGACGACCCGTGGAACGCGATCGACGGCAAGGTGTGGTTCAACGAGGTGCCCGAGAACACGCGCTGGACCAACTACGCCTCTCCCAACGCCCAGGACTGGTACGGCGTCGACCTCGGGGTGCCGACGCCCGTCAGCGACGTGCGCTGGTACGGCTACGACGACGGCGGCGGGGTCCGGCCGGCGGCGGCGTACGAGCTGCAGTACTGGGACGGCGCCTCCTGGGCCGACGTGCCGGGTCAGACTCGTGACCAGGCTGCGCCGGTGGGCAACGGGCTGAACGAGATCACCTTCCCGGCCCTGACGACCAGCCGGATCCGCCTGCTGTTCACCAACCGGCCCGGCGCCTACGTCGGCGTCACGGAGCTCCAGGCGTGGAGCCCGTCCAGCGACGCGATGTCCGTCGGGATCGGTACGGGCAACCCGCTGCCGGTCGACGGTCCGACGACCGTACCGATCATGCTGCGGAACACGACTGCGCAGGCCCTGCGCCAGGTCGCGGTCACGCTGGCGGTGCCGGCCGGGTGGACCGCGACCCGTCCGGACCCGGTCCCCGCGATCGAGGGCGGCGCCACCGCCACGGTCCACGTCGTCCTGACCCCGCCGGCCGGCGACCGGGGCGGCACCCTCGCCGCCGTCGTCGCCACCGCGGATTACCTCGGTCCAGCGCACGTCGCGTCGAGCACGCACGCCCGGCAGAACGTCCGCACGGCCTTCCCCACCGGTCGCACCGACCCGGTCGGGTCGTGGCCGCTCGACGAGGGCTCCGGCACCGTCGCGCACGACACCGCCGGCGGGCACGACGCGACGCTCGTCGGCGCACCGGCGTGGGTGAGCGGCGTGTCCGGCTCGGCGATCCAGCTGGACGGCAGCAGCCAGTACGGGCAGACGAGCGGACCCGTGCTCGACACGGTCGGCAACTTCAGCGCCGCCGCCTGGGTGCGGCTCGACTCGACGGGCCACTTCGCCACCGCGGTGAGCCAGGACGGCACCACGACCAGCGGGTTCTTCCTGCAGTACTCGGCCGCGGACCAGCGCCTCGCGTTCTCCACCGGGGAGGGCCGTGCGCTCTCGGACGCCGCGCCCGTGGTCGGTCGGTGGTACCACCTGGTCGGCGTCCACGACGCGAACGCCGGCACCTACACCCTCTACGTCGACGGGCAGGCGCAGGCGTCGGTCAACCACCAGGCGCAGGGCGATGCGTCCGGCGGCCCGCTGGCGATCGGTCGGGCCTTCGCCGGAGGTGGGAAGACCGACTTCTGGCCCGGCGCCATCGACGCCGTGCACGTGTGGGACCGGGCGCTGACGCCCTCCGACGTCGCGGCCCTGCACGCCTCACGTACCTAG
- a CDS encoding alcohol dehydrogenase catalytic domain-containing protein, giving the protein MSRPTSTPPSTSRAVQLLSFDGPQALQIREVPVPQPGPGHVRVRVMAAGLNPMDWFMTSDPATAARFRLSLPCGFGTDYAGAVDAVGAGVSGFEVGDRVFGGALSRAVADHVVVEAGGTIAAAGDVHHTPNGVDDRTAATLTIGGCTAADAVRRLAQLPRRAKPSVSRPPTPSSTVSHTRMSSLTSPLATAER; this is encoded by the coding sequence ATGTCCCGACCGACCAGCACCCCACCGAGTACGAGCCGGGCCGTCCAGCTCCTGTCGTTCGACGGTCCACAGGCGCTGCAGATCCGCGAGGTCCCCGTCCCGCAGCCGGGGCCGGGACATGTGCGGGTCCGGGTGATGGCGGCAGGCCTGAACCCGATGGACTGGTTCATGACGTCGGACCCGGCGACTGCGGCGCGCTTCCGGCTCAGCCTCCCGTGCGGGTTCGGGACGGACTACGCCGGGGCGGTCGATGCCGTCGGAGCCGGCGTCAGCGGGTTCGAGGTGGGCGACCGAGTGTTCGGCGGCGCCCTGTCGCGCGCGGTGGCCGACCACGTCGTCGTCGAGGCCGGAGGGACCATCGCAGCGGCCGGCGACGTGCACCACACCCCCAACGGCGTCGACGACCGTACGGCCGCCACCCTGACCATCGGCGGTTGCACCGCTGCCGATGCGGTCCGTCGCCTCGCTCAGCTGCCGCGACGAGCGAAGCCCTCGGTCAGCCGGCCGCCGACGCCGTCGAGCACCGTGTCGCACACGCGGATGAGCTCGCTCACCTCGCCGCTGGCCACGGCGGAACGGTGA